The sequence ATTTAGTTGCTTTCCAGATCGGTTCCACTGCGCAAGTGGAATATATTTGCAAAAATGCTACACTTAATGTATTGAAGCTATGTGGAGCGAGATGAAGCGAGTAGTTCGACCGCTGTTCAACACTCTATATGAAATAGTTGCAACATGAATAAAGTGCTCAtatcttttttctctctcactcttttcCATTTGACCTCAGGAATAGCAGCCGCCCAGTTGTCGAAGGAAGATGCGGCGGCCGCGGTGATTCAGCGCTGGGCGCGCACGGAGTTCAAGCGCTGGCTTCTAGACCGCACGTCGTCCCGGTCCAGCATCGACACTCCGCCGCCGAACAGTCAGTGCTGGATCGATGAAGACTACGGCGCCGTTGTCAACACGCTGCTCGAAGATTCCAGTGTGAGCGCCGACGCTCTGGGACCTCCAGGAGGCGAGCGTTGCTCCGACAACGAGATTCCCTCCGAGAAGCGCGTCTCGGAGAAAAAATACGAAGGTGGCGATGACGCAGAATCGCGTCCGGATATTCGGTGCCGCAGGGGGCTCTCGCTTTCCTCTGCGAAGCTCTCCAAGGCTGTACTGAGGCTGAAGTCGCCCGCAGTCCAGCACGCTGCGAAGGGCCCGGCATCCACGCCACCTTGAACTTAGTGGCCGCGTGGTAGAAATTTTAGGTCTTTTTACTGGTCAATTAAGGGGCCACAGAGGAACAAAATTCTGGCAACTAAAATATGACCTATCAGTTAAAACGGAACACTTGTCCTCTTTTTGTGCGTATGTGTgagcgtatgtgtgcgtgcgtgcatatgCGCGTATAAGGAGGTTCGCAGGGGGTGGTTACTTTGCCTCATACACTGAAGTACATTCTGATTTTCTACCCTTGTTTGAAGAAAGTTCAACACGCTGCAAAATGGAAACTGGTTCACCGGTGCATCGAGAAAAGAATTGGCGTGAAGAAATTCTGCCAAAGAGTGCAGTTGTTGAGGCAAACCCTCTTGTCGATATGGCTTCAGCCTGAGGTTTTTCTTGTTGAGCCCGTATTTATCGTGCAGCCTCATTTCTCGTGCGCGCTGGCATCCTTTCTTGCATAATTCGAGATGTCTGCTCTAGTGTCTATTATCCCATCCATGCCTGATGGGACTGTGTAGCGTACGAGCCGGCTTGTAGAAAGTATTCCGGTTCTGTTTTACAGGCTGAATAAGTTTATATGTGGCGGGCACACCTTTTCGGCACGGAACTGATTACTTGGTTCGTTATATGCGCTAATGATATTGTTGcaagaagaaagcaggcccacgggTGTAAAATGTAGatttacaactggtgtatatgacgttcaggcaactgccagacttcgtcttcctctagtctaaatcaacttcttccttcccttcaccgtaacatcaccctcccggcggggtagctccgtcccggtgcaagttatagagcctcacttattGGGGGGACATAGAGCTTGAGCCTGGTGacgtgg comes from Dermacentor andersoni chromosome 9, qqDerAnde1_hic_scaffold, whole genome shotgun sequence and encodes:
- the LOC126528040 gene encoding uncharacterized protein, producing the protein MMDALVSTELQHLVRTTWAAVQDRKWVPDIGYDKACLLLASILCLIIATWCCKSGPKKTTSNADTLPANPIHGMAVDWKSNFSMSDMARLNIHGYRHEGGYIYPRGIAAAQLSKEDAAAAVIQRWARTEFKRWLLDRTSSRSSIDTPPPNSQCWIDEDYGAVVNTLLEDSSVSADALGPPGGERCSDNEIPSEKRVSEKKYEGGDDAESRPDIRCRRGLSLSSAKLSKAVLRLKSPAVQHAAKGPASTPP